The proteins below come from a single Tachypleus tridentatus isolate NWPU-2018 chromosome 13, ASM421037v1, whole genome shotgun sequence genomic window:
- the LOC143237526 gene encoding tetratricopeptide repeat protein 38-like isoform X2: protein MITQEWAQEGLVLSTPSNEACKYFDSALTQFVGLYDDETSGGLKVTLENMRAADPDFVMGHVMSLGLDMCYNGRSRHSDSRLKLDLENLENLVRIQEQVLTPREKSYVEAIRLLGDGYWEEGTRVLDDILVEYPTDMLALKIACGGHFFQGHLQHIRDNVGRVLPQWKPTTPLYNYLFGMYAFGLEETNFYSKAEDFARKGLELNPKDGWATHALAHVFEMQGRTTEGIDFLSSTVKNWELSNLLASHNFWHWALYHIEQGELEAAVDIFDTQIESRLRSGGFLEIVDCTSLLYRLELEGAKVKDRWREVFEINRPHVVDHTVAFYDVHVFMSCLGVNDDDAINLMSSCDEFIRENKGSYCNVHADVRSKIIEALQAYHDGCYNKVVSLLYPIRYKIVQIGGSNAQRDLFNLLLIHAALKSSDRNHHSLARSLLYERKSLKESSPLTDRLMARALSLHHV from the exons GAGTGGGCACAAGAAGGTCTTGTTTTATCAACACCTAGCAACGAAgcatgtaaatattttgattcagCTCTCACTCAG TTTGTGGGATTGTACGATGATGAAACTTCAGGTGGTTTAAAAGTGACCTTAGAAAATATGAGAGCAGCAGATCCAGACTTTG TGATGGGTCACGTGATGTCTCTTGGACTTGATATGTGTTATAATGGAAGATCCAGACATTCAGACAGCAGATTAAAGCTTGATCtagaaaatttagaaaatttagtCAGAATACAAGAACAAGTTCTAACTCCGAGAGAAAAAAGCTACGTTGAGGCAATTCGCTTGCTTGGAGATGG GTATTGGGAAGAAGGTACAAGAGTATTGGATGATATTCTTGTGGAATACCCCACAGACATGCTTGCTCTAAAGATTGCCTGTGGTGGACACTTTTTTCAGGGTCATCTACAACACATCCGAGACAATGTTGGCCGAGTTCTTCCACAGTGGAAACCAACCACTCCTTTGTACAA CTACCTGTTTGGCATGTATGCATTTGGATTGGAAGAGACAAACTTCTATTCAAAAGCTGAGGATTTTGCTCGGAAG GGTCTGGAACTGAACCCTAAAGATGGTTGGGCCACCCATGCTCTTGCTCATGTGTTTGAAATGCAGGGTCGAACCACTGAAGGAATTGATTTTCTGAGTTCTACTGTCAAGAACTGGGAG CTGAGTAACCTGCTGGCCTCTCACAATTTCTGGCACTGGGCACTCTATCACATAGAACAG GGAGAGCTAGAAGCAGCAGTGGATATTTTTGACACACAGATTGAAAGTAGATTACGTTCTGGAGGATTCTTGGAAATCGTTGATTGTACTTCTCTGTTATACCGTTTGGAGCTTGAAG gagCCAAAGTAAAGGACAGATGGCGGGAAGTTTTTGAAATAAATCGCCCTCACGTTGTGGACCATACTGTAGCATTTTATGATGTACATGTGTTCATGTCGTGTCTTGGGGTCAATGATGATGATGCAATAAATTTGATGAGCTCGTGTGATGAATTCATCAG agAAAATAAAGGGTCTTACTGTAATGTACATGCTGATGTCAGAAGTAAGATTATTGAAGCACTTCAAGCTTATCATGATGGATGTTataataaagttgtttctttACTCTATCCTATAAGATACAAAATAGTTCAGATTGGTGGAAGTAACGCACAG CGTGACCTTTTCAATCTACTTCTCATCCATGCTGCCTTGAAATCCTCTGACAGGAACCATCACAGTCTAGCTCG AAGTCTCTTATATGAACGAAAATCCTTAAAAGAATCTTCACCCTTGACAGATCGTCTTATGGCAAGAGCTTTATCGTTGCACCATGTCTAA
- the LOC143237526 gene encoding tetratricopeptide repeat protein 38-like isoform X1 translates to MFLLKRAFLLDSELAGCSCNGAKRRLSIGLHKTSNLTQLEWAQEGLVLSTPSNEACKYFDSALTQFVGLYDDETSGGLKVTLENMRAADPDFVMGHVMSLGLDMCYNGRSRHSDSRLKLDLENLENLVRIQEQVLTPREKSYVEAIRLLGDGYWEEGTRVLDDILVEYPTDMLALKIACGGHFFQGHLQHIRDNVGRVLPQWKPTTPLYNYLFGMYAFGLEETNFYSKAEDFARKGLELNPKDGWATHALAHVFEMQGRTTEGIDFLSSTVKNWELSNLLASHNFWHWALYHIEQGELEAAVDIFDTQIESRLRSGGFLEIVDCTSLLYRLELEGAKVKDRWREVFEINRPHVVDHTVAFYDVHVFMSCLGVNDDDAINLMSSCDEFIRENKGSYCNVHADVRSKIIEALQAYHDGCYNKVVSLLYPIRYKIVQIGGSNAQRDLFNLLLIHAALKSSDRNHHSLARSLLYERKSLKESSPLTDRLMARALSLHHV, encoded by the exons GAGTGGGCACAAGAAGGTCTTGTTTTATCAACACCTAGCAACGAAgcatgtaaatattttgattcagCTCTCACTCAG TTTGTGGGATTGTACGATGATGAAACTTCAGGTGGTTTAAAAGTGACCTTAGAAAATATGAGAGCAGCAGATCCAGACTTTG TGATGGGTCACGTGATGTCTCTTGGACTTGATATGTGTTATAATGGAAGATCCAGACATTCAGACAGCAGATTAAAGCTTGATCtagaaaatttagaaaatttagtCAGAATACAAGAACAAGTTCTAACTCCGAGAGAAAAAAGCTACGTTGAGGCAATTCGCTTGCTTGGAGATGG GTATTGGGAAGAAGGTACAAGAGTATTGGATGATATTCTTGTGGAATACCCCACAGACATGCTTGCTCTAAAGATTGCCTGTGGTGGACACTTTTTTCAGGGTCATCTACAACACATCCGAGACAATGTTGGCCGAGTTCTTCCACAGTGGAAACCAACCACTCCTTTGTACAA CTACCTGTTTGGCATGTATGCATTTGGATTGGAAGAGACAAACTTCTATTCAAAAGCTGAGGATTTTGCTCGGAAG GGTCTGGAACTGAACCCTAAAGATGGTTGGGCCACCCATGCTCTTGCTCATGTGTTTGAAATGCAGGGTCGAACCACTGAAGGAATTGATTTTCTGAGTTCTACTGTCAAGAACTGGGAG CTGAGTAACCTGCTGGCCTCTCACAATTTCTGGCACTGGGCACTCTATCACATAGAACAG GGAGAGCTAGAAGCAGCAGTGGATATTTTTGACACACAGATTGAAAGTAGATTACGTTCTGGAGGATTCTTGGAAATCGTTGATTGTACTTCTCTGTTATACCGTTTGGAGCTTGAAG gagCCAAAGTAAAGGACAGATGGCGGGAAGTTTTTGAAATAAATCGCCCTCACGTTGTGGACCATACTGTAGCATTTTATGATGTACATGTGTTCATGTCGTGTCTTGGGGTCAATGATGATGATGCAATAAATTTGATGAGCTCGTGTGATGAATTCATCAG agAAAATAAAGGGTCTTACTGTAATGTACATGCTGATGTCAGAAGTAAGATTATTGAAGCACTTCAAGCTTATCATGATGGATGTTataataaagttgtttctttACTCTATCCTATAAGATACAAAATAGTTCAGATTGGTGGAAGTAACGCACAG CGTGACCTTTTCAATCTACTTCTCATCCATGCTGCCTTGAAATCCTCTGACAGGAACCATCACAGTCTAGCTCG AAGTCTCTTATATGAACGAAAATCCTTAAAAGAATCTTCACCCTTGACAGATCGTCTTATGGCAAGAGCTTTATCGTTGCACCATGTCTAA
- the LOC143237526 gene encoding tetratricopeptide repeat protein 38-like isoform X7: MFLLKRAFLLDSELAGCSCNGAKRRLSIGLHKTSNLTQLEWAQEGLVLSTPSNEACKYFDSALTQFVGLYDDETSGGLKVTLENMRAADPDFVMGHVMSLGLDMCYNGRSRHSDSRLKLDLENLENLVRIQEQVLTPREKSYVEAIRLLGDGYWEEGTRVLDDILVEYPTDMLALKIACGGHFFQGHLQHIRDNVGRVLPQWKPTTPLYNYLFGMYAFGLEETNFYSKAEDFARKGLELNPKDGWATHALAHVFEMQGRTTEGIDFLSSTVKNWELSNLLASHNFWHWALYHIEQGELEAAVDIFDTQIESRLRSGGFLEIVDCTSLLYRLELEGAKVKDRWREVFEINRPHVVDHTVAFYDVHVFMSCLGVNDDDAINLMSSCDEFISSDTS; encoded by the exons GAGTGGGCACAAGAAGGTCTTGTTTTATCAACACCTAGCAACGAAgcatgtaaatattttgattcagCTCTCACTCAG TTTGTGGGATTGTACGATGATGAAACTTCAGGTGGTTTAAAAGTGACCTTAGAAAATATGAGAGCAGCAGATCCAGACTTTG TGATGGGTCACGTGATGTCTCTTGGACTTGATATGTGTTATAATGGAAGATCCAGACATTCAGACAGCAGATTAAAGCTTGATCtagaaaatttagaaaatttagtCAGAATACAAGAACAAGTTCTAACTCCGAGAGAAAAAAGCTACGTTGAGGCAATTCGCTTGCTTGGAGATGG GTATTGGGAAGAAGGTACAAGAGTATTGGATGATATTCTTGTGGAATACCCCACAGACATGCTTGCTCTAAAGATTGCCTGTGGTGGACACTTTTTTCAGGGTCATCTACAACACATCCGAGACAATGTTGGCCGAGTTCTTCCACAGTGGAAACCAACCACTCCTTTGTACAA CTACCTGTTTGGCATGTATGCATTTGGATTGGAAGAGACAAACTTCTATTCAAAAGCTGAGGATTTTGCTCGGAAG GGTCTGGAACTGAACCCTAAAGATGGTTGGGCCACCCATGCTCTTGCTCATGTGTTTGAAATGCAGGGTCGAACCACTGAAGGAATTGATTTTCTGAGTTCTACTGTCAAGAACTGGGAG CTGAGTAACCTGCTGGCCTCTCACAATTTCTGGCACTGGGCACTCTATCACATAGAACAG GGAGAGCTAGAAGCAGCAGTGGATATTTTTGACACACAGATTGAAAGTAGATTACGTTCTGGAGGATTCTTGGAAATCGTTGATTGTACTTCTCTGTTATACCGTTTGGAGCTTGAAG gagCCAAAGTAAAGGACAGATGGCGGGAAGTTTTTGAAATAAATCGCCCTCACGTTGTGGACCATACTGTAGCATTTTATGATGTACATGTGTTCATGTCGTGTCTTGGGGTCAATGATGATGATGCAATAAATTTGATGAGCTCGTGTGATGAATTCATCAG CTCTGATACCAGTTAA
- the LOC143237526 gene encoding tetratricopeptide repeat protein 38-like isoform X6 has product MGHVMSLGLDMCYNGRSRHSDSRLKLDLENLENLVRIQEQVLTPREKSYVEAIRLLGDGYWEEGTRVLDDILVEYPTDMLALKIACGGHFFQGHLQHIRDNVGRVLPQWKPTTPLYNYLFGMYAFGLEETNFYSKAEDFARKGLELNPKDGWATHALAHVFEMQGRTTEGIDFLSSTVKNWELSNLLASHNFWHWALYHIEQGELEAAVDIFDTQIESRLRSGGFLEIVDCTSLLYRLELEGAKVKDRWREVFEINRPHVVDHTVAFYDVHVFMSCLGVNDDDAINLMSSCDEFIRENKGSYCNVHADVRSKIIEALQAYHDGCYNKVVSLLYPIRYKIVQIGGSNAQRDLFNLLLIHAALKSSDRNHHSLARSLLYERKSLKESSPLTDRLMARALSLHHV; this is encoded by the exons ATGGGTCACGTGATGTCTCTTGGACTTGATATGTGTTATAATGGAAGATCCAGACATTCAGACAGCAGATTAAAGCTTGATCtagaaaatttagaaaatttagtCAGAATACAAGAACAAGTTCTAACTCCGAGAGAAAAAAGCTACGTTGAGGCAATTCGCTTGCTTGGAGATGG GTATTGGGAAGAAGGTACAAGAGTATTGGATGATATTCTTGTGGAATACCCCACAGACATGCTTGCTCTAAAGATTGCCTGTGGTGGACACTTTTTTCAGGGTCATCTACAACACATCCGAGACAATGTTGGCCGAGTTCTTCCACAGTGGAAACCAACCACTCCTTTGTACAA CTACCTGTTTGGCATGTATGCATTTGGATTGGAAGAGACAAACTTCTATTCAAAAGCTGAGGATTTTGCTCGGAAG GGTCTGGAACTGAACCCTAAAGATGGTTGGGCCACCCATGCTCTTGCTCATGTGTTTGAAATGCAGGGTCGAACCACTGAAGGAATTGATTTTCTGAGTTCTACTGTCAAGAACTGGGAG CTGAGTAACCTGCTGGCCTCTCACAATTTCTGGCACTGGGCACTCTATCACATAGAACAG GGAGAGCTAGAAGCAGCAGTGGATATTTTTGACACACAGATTGAAAGTAGATTACGTTCTGGAGGATTCTTGGAAATCGTTGATTGTACTTCTCTGTTATACCGTTTGGAGCTTGAAG gagCCAAAGTAAAGGACAGATGGCGGGAAGTTTTTGAAATAAATCGCCCTCACGTTGTGGACCATACTGTAGCATTTTATGATGTACATGTGTTCATGTCGTGTCTTGGGGTCAATGATGATGATGCAATAAATTTGATGAGCTCGTGTGATGAATTCATCAG agAAAATAAAGGGTCTTACTGTAATGTACATGCTGATGTCAGAAGTAAGATTATTGAAGCACTTCAAGCTTATCATGATGGATGTTataataaagttgtttctttACTCTATCCTATAAGATACAAAATAGTTCAGATTGGTGGAAGTAACGCACAG CGTGACCTTTTCAATCTACTTCTCATCCATGCTGCCTTGAAATCCTCTGACAGGAACCATCACAGTCTAGCTCG AAGTCTCTTATATGAACGAAAATCCTTAAAAGAATCTTCACCCTTGACAGATCGTCTTATGGCAAGAGCTTTATCGTTGCACCATGTCTAA
- the RpL30 gene encoding ribosomal protein L30 isoform X2, with protein MKSGKYVLGYKQTLKTLRQGKAKLVIIANNTPPLRKSEIEYYAMLAKTGVHHYSGNNIELGTGCGKYFRVCALSITDPGDSDIIKSMPSEQQ; from the exons ATGAAATCGGGGAAGTACGTCTTAGGTTACAAGCAAACCTTGAAGACACTAAGGCAAGGAAAGGCAAAACTTGTAATAATTGCCAACAACACTCCACCACTAAG GAAAAGTGAGATTGAATATTATGCAATGCTGGCCAAAACTGGAGTCCATCATTACTCTGGTAATAACATTGAGTTAGGAACTGGTTGTGGGAAGTACTTCAGAGTTTGTGCACTGAGCATCACAGACCCAG GTGACTCGGACATCATTAAGAGCATGCCGTCAGAGCAACAGTAA
- the LOC143237526 gene encoding tetratricopeptide repeat protein 38-like isoform X3, whose amino-acid sequence MLRSHFRDGKEWAQEGLVLSTPSNEACKYFDSALTQFVGLYDDETSGGLKVTLENMRAADPDFVMGHVMSLGLDMCYNGRSRHSDSRLKLDLENLENLVRIQEQVLTPREKSYVEAIRLLGDGYWEEGTRVLDDILVEYPTDMLALKIACGGHFFQGHLQHIRDNVGRVLPQWKPTTPLYNYLFGMYAFGLEETNFYSKAEDFARKGLELNPKDGWATHALAHVFEMQGRTTEGIDFLSSTVKNWELSNLLASHNFWHWALYHIEQGELEAAVDIFDTQIESRLRSGGFLEIVDCTSLLYRLELEGAKVKDRWREVFEINRPHVVDHTVAFYDVHVFMSCLGVNDDDAINLMSSCDEFIRENKGSYCNVHADVRSKIIEALQAYHDGCYNKVVSLLYPIRYKIVQIGGSNAQRDLFNLLLIHAALKSSDRNHHSLARSLLYERKSLKESSPLTDRLMARALSLHHV is encoded by the exons atgcTTCGCTCACACTTCAGAGATGGAAAG GAGTGGGCACAAGAAGGTCTTGTTTTATCAACACCTAGCAACGAAgcatgtaaatattttgattcagCTCTCACTCAG TTTGTGGGATTGTACGATGATGAAACTTCAGGTGGTTTAAAAGTGACCTTAGAAAATATGAGAGCAGCAGATCCAGACTTTG TGATGGGTCACGTGATGTCTCTTGGACTTGATATGTGTTATAATGGAAGATCCAGACATTCAGACAGCAGATTAAAGCTTGATCtagaaaatttagaaaatttagtCAGAATACAAGAACAAGTTCTAACTCCGAGAGAAAAAAGCTACGTTGAGGCAATTCGCTTGCTTGGAGATGG GTATTGGGAAGAAGGTACAAGAGTATTGGATGATATTCTTGTGGAATACCCCACAGACATGCTTGCTCTAAAGATTGCCTGTGGTGGACACTTTTTTCAGGGTCATCTACAACACATCCGAGACAATGTTGGCCGAGTTCTTCCACAGTGGAAACCAACCACTCCTTTGTACAA CTACCTGTTTGGCATGTATGCATTTGGATTGGAAGAGACAAACTTCTATTCAAAAGCTGAGGATTTTGCTCGGAAG GGTCTGGAACTGAACCCTAAAGATGGTTGGGCCACCCATGCTCTTGCTCATGTGTTTGAAATGCAGGGTCGAACCACTGAAGGAATTGATTTTCTGAGTTCTACTGTCAAGAACTGGGAG CTGAGTAACCTGCTGGCCTCTCACAATTTCTGGCACTGGGCACTCTATCACATAGAACAG GGAGAGCTAGAAGCAGCAGTGGATATTTTTGACACACAGATTGAAAGTAGATTACGTTCTGGAGGATTCTTGGAAATCGTTGATTGTACTTCTCTGTTATACCGTTTGGAGCTTGAAG gagCCAAAGTAAAGGACAGATGGCGGGAAGTTTTTGAAATAAATCGCCCTCACGTTGTGGACCATACTGTAGCATTTTATGATGTACATGTGTTCATGTCGTGTCTTGGGGTCAATGATGATGATGCAATAAATTTGATGAGCTCGTGTGATGAATTCATCAG agAAAATAAAGGGTCTTACTGTAATGTACATGCTGATGTCAGAAGTAAGATTATTGAAGCACTTCAAGCTTATCATGATGGATGTTataataaagttgtttctttACTCTATCCTATAAGATACAAAATAGTTCAGATTGGTGGAAGTAACGCACAG CGTGACCTTTTCAATCTACTTCTCATCCATGCTGCCTTGAAATCCTCTGACAGGAACCATCACAGTCTAGCTCG AAGTCTCTTATATGAACGAAAATCCTTAAAAGAATCTTCACCCTTGACAGATCGTCTTATGGCAAGAGCTTTATCGTTGCACCATGTCTAA
- the LOC143237526 gene encoding tetratricopeptide repeat protein 38-like isoform X5 — protein sequence MRAADPDFVMGHVMSLGLDMCYNGRSRHSDSRLKLDLENLENLVRIQEQVLTPREKSYVEAIRLLGDGYWEEGTRVLDDILVEYPTDMLALKIACGGHFFQGHLQHIRDNVGRVLPQWKPTTPLYNYLFGMYAFGLEETNFYSKAEDFARKGLELNPKDGWATHALAHVFEMQGRTTEGIDFLSSTVKNWELSNLLASHNFWHWALYHIEQGELEAAVDIFDTQIESRLRSGGFLEIVDCTSLLYRLELEGAKVKDRWREVFEINRPHVVDHTVAFYDVHVFMSCLGVNDDDAINLMSSCDEFIRENKGSYCNVHADVRSKIIEALQAYHDGCYNKVVSLLYPIRYKIVQIGGSNAQRDLFNLLLIHAALKSSDRNHHSLARSLLYERKSLKESSPLTDRLMARALSLHHV from the exons ATGAGAGCAGCAGATCCAGACTTTG TGATGGGTCACGTGATGTCTCTTGGACTTGATATGTGTTATAATGGAAGATCCAGACATTCAGACAGCAGATTAAAGCTTGATCtagaaaatttagaaaatttagtCAGAATACAAGAACAAGTTCTAACTCCGAGAGAAAAAAGCTACGTTGAGGCAATTCGCTTGCTTGGAGATGG GTATTGGGAAGAAGGTACAAGAGTATTGGATGATATTCTTGTGGAATACCCCACAGACATGCTTGCTCTAAAGATTGCCTGTGGTGGACACTTTTTTCAGGGTCATCTACAACACATCCGAGACAATGTTGGCCGAGTTCTTCCACAGTGGAAACCAACCACTCCTTTGTACAA CTACCTGTTTGGCATGTATGCATTTGGATTGGAAGAGACAAACTTCTATTCAAAAGCTGAGGATTTTGCTCGGAAG GGTCTGGAACTGAACCCTAAAGATGGTTGGGCCACCCATGCTCTTGCTCATGTGTTTGAAATGCAGGGTCGAACCACTGAAGGAATTGATTTTCTGAGTTCTACTGTCAAGAACTGGGAG CTGAGTAACCTGCTGGCCTCTCACAATTTCTGGCACTGGGCACTCTATCACATAGAACAG GGAGAGCTAGAAGCAGCAGTGGATATTTTTGACACACAGATTGAAAGTAGATTACGTTCTGGAGGATTCTTGGAAATCGTTGATTGTACTTCTCTGTTATACCGTTTGGAGCTTGAAG gagCCAAAGTAAAGGACAGATGGCGGGAAGTTTTTGAAATAAATCGCCCTCACGTTGTGGACCATACTGTAGCATTTTATGATGTACATGTGTTCATGTCGTGTCTTGGGGTCAATGATGATGATGCAATAAATTTGATGAGCTCGTGTGATGAATTCATCAG agAAAATAAAGGGTCTTACTGTAATGTACATGCTGATGTCAGAAGTAAGATTATTGAAGCACTTCAAGCTTATCATGATGGATGTTataataaagttgtttctttACTCTATCCTATAAGATACAAAATAGTTCAGATTGGTGGAAGTAACGCACAG CGTGACCTTTTCAATCTACTTCTCATCCATGCTGCCTTGAAATCCTCTGACAGGAACCATCACAGTCTAGCTCG AAGTCTCTTATATGAACGAAAATCCTTAAAAGAATCTTCACCCTTGACAGATCGTCTTATGGCAAGAGCTTTATCGTTGCACCATGTCTAA
- the RpL30 gene encoding ribosomal protein L30 isoform X1 — protein sequence MVAQRKQKKTIESINARLALVMKSGKYVLGYKQTLKTLRQGKAKLVIIANNTPPLRKSEIEYYAMLAKTGVHHYSGNNIELGTGCGKYFRVCALSITDPGDSDIIKSMPSEQQ from the exons ATGGTCGCTCAGAGAAAACAA AAAAAGACTATTGAAAGTATAAATGCTCGTCTTGCTCTGGTGATGAAATCGGGGAAGTACGTCTTAGGTTACAAGCAAACCTTGAAGACACTAAGGCAAGGAAAGGCAAAACTTGTAATAATTGCCAACAACACTCCACCACTAAG GAAAAGTGAGATTGAATATTATGCAATGCTGGCCAAAACTGGAGTCCATCATTACTCTGGTAATAACATTGAGTTAGGAACTGGTTGTGGGAAGTACTTCAGAGTTTGTGCACTGAGCATCACAGACCCAG GTGACTCGGACATCATTAAGAGCATGCCGTCAGAGCAACAGTAA
- the LOC143237526 gene encoding tetratricopeptide repeat protein 38-like isoform X4, giving the protein MFLLKRAFLLDSELAGCSCNGAKRRLSIGLHKTSNLTQLEWAQEGLVLSTPSNEACKYFDSALTQFVGLYDDETSGGLKVTLENMRAADPDFVMGHVMSLGLDMCYNGRSRHSDSRLKLDLENLENLVRIQEQVLTPREKSYVEAIRLLGDGYWEEGTRVLDDILVEYPTDMLALKIACGGHFFQGHLQHIRDNVGRVLPQWKPTTPLYNYLFGMYAFGLEETNFYSKAEDFARKLSNLLASHNFWHWALYHIEQGELEAAVDIFDTQIESRLRSGGFLEIVDCTSLLYRLELEGAKVKDRWREVFEINRPHVVDHTVAFYDVHVFMSCLGVNDDDAINLMSSCDEFIRENKGSYCNVHADVRSKIIEALQAYHDGCYNKVVSLLYPIRYKIVQIGGSNAQRDLFNLLLIHAALKSSDRNHHSLARSLLYERKSLKESSPLTDRLMARALSLHHV; this is encoded by the exons GAGTGGGCACAAGAAGGTCTTGTTTTATCAACACCTAGCAACGAAgcatgtaaatattttgattcagCTCTCACTCAG TTTGTGGGATTGTACGATGATGAAACTTCAGGTGGTTTAAAAGTGACCTTAGAAAATATGAGAGCAGCAGATCCAGACTTTG TGATGGGTCACGTGATGTCTCTTGGACTTGATATGTGTTATAATGGAAGATCCAGACATTCAGACAGCAGATTAAAGCTTGATCtagaaaatttagaaaatttagtCAGAATACAAGAACAAGTTCTAACTCCGAGAGAAAAAAGCTACGTTGAGGCAATTCGCTTGCTTGGAGATGG GTATTGGGAAGAAGGTACAAGAGTATTGGATGATATTCTTGTGGAATACCCCACAGACATGCTTGCTCTAAAGATTGCCTGTGGTGGACACTTTTTTCAGGGTCATCTACAACACATCCGAGACAATGTTGGCCGAGTTCTTCCACAGTGGAAACCAACCACTCCTTTGTACAA CTACCTGTTTGGCATGTATGCATTTGGATTGGAAGAGACAAACTTCTATTCAAAAGCTGAGGATTTTGCTCGGAAG CTGAGTAACCTGCTGGCCTCTCACAATTTCTGGCACTGGGCACTCTATCACATAGAACAG GGAGAGCTAGAAGCAGCAGTGGATATTTTTGACACACAGATTGAAAGTAGATTACGTTCTGGAGGATTCTTGGAAATCGTTGATTGTACTTCTCTGTTATACCGTTTGGAGCTTGAAG gagCCAAAGTAAAGGACAGATGGCGGGAAGTTTTTGAAATAAATCGCCCTCACGTTGTGGACCATACTGTAGCATTTTATGATGTACATGTGTTCATGTCGTGTCTTGGGGTCAATGATGATGATGCAATAAATTTGATGAGCTCGTGTGATGAATTCATCAG agAAAATAAAGGGTCTTACTGTAATGTACATGCTGATGTCAGAAGTAAGATTATTGAAGCACTTCAAGCTTATCATGATGGATGTTataataaagttgtttctttACTCTATCCTATAAGATACAAAATAGTTCAGATTGGTGGAAGTAACGCACAG CGTGACCTTTTCAATCTACTTCTCATCCATGCTGCCTTGAAATCCTCTGACAGGAACCATCACAGTCTAGCTCG AAGTCTCTTATATGAACGAAAATCCTTAAAAGAATCTTCACCCTTGACAGATCGTCTTATGGCAAGAGCTTTATCGTTGCACCATGTCTAA